TGAAATAGACTTTAAGATTATCTTACAGTATTTAatccttatataaatattaattttttttaattactatccATTGACAtccttgaaaatttattatttttcccacTGCCAAATATGTTTACCAAAATTTAGATTAGGAACGCCAGGCAATCTTTACATATATACAACAAACCGGTGATTCTATGAATATCATTTACTCTAGAGATTTAGAGAAGTCATCTACAAATAGATATGAATTATAGTTGGAAGCTCCATATTATCTCTTAAggctttgaatttaaatatttgaaaacttttctactttaaaatatgTGTAACTATTTCTAATGTGTGTATCTACTCTAACTGCACATGTTTTCTTACATACATGTGGAATGAATAGAGGCAGAATCTGCAAGTACAATGTCCagttaagaacatttttattcttaaattagatAAGCAATTTTATAACGTTTTATCCAGGAAAGAGTTGAATTATGAATAAAAGGTTTAAAGTTTCGAAATCGTGAATGAAGTAACTGCGTTACAGAATAATTGAAGCATTTTCATGTGTATAAAACATTCAAacgaaaccaaataattttaatcaaaaatcacaaattataatttatttaactataaaatgctATTTTCCTTACCTTTCATGAgcttctcatatatatatatatatatatatatatatatatatatatatatatatatatatatatataaatttttttcccacatataTACATTTGAAACAAACTTAGAGGGAGTATCGGTATAGCGACCAGTAAAAAACATTTCTACTGATAAATACTTTAAAACCACACAAagacataatagaaaaaaatttgaattataaccaaaaaatattgatttcggGAAACCTTTGAATAGCTAACTAACTCTTTGACCTAAGAATTTCCATAACTTCCTAATTATATGGCACATCAAAAttgtatcatttataataattttgtctcTCATAATAATGTGAGGTCATTTGGGATATTGAAGCAGTTTTAagggaatttttcattttaaatttctttatatgttcattcaatttcagatttaaaattaaaaatttagcgatTCGGTGCAAGATTCAAACCCGTCATCGTATGTAAAGAAGTTGAGGATATTGAATTATAGAactgtaaataatgtaaatgaaaaatcttgTAACTTCAGAATTTCGctcgaaaaatttaaaatgcaattcagAAGCAAATATTAATCTTTCCTTATGTTTGTAAGATTTTTATAAGAACTTATTCAACTTATATACATACAAAAGTAAATCTGCGaggatgaaataaattataagaatttccaTTTCGCacataattggaaaatttaacaGTCATttgagaaaaaggaaatttttttcagcGTTCCTCTCAGaataatgcattgtttttaaattcaatgaaagtgAAACAGCCACTATATTTATTGAATCGGATTTTTATTGATCGGATAGCCGGAAAGGCTTCTCTAAATAAGCagcaaaattattgagaaaataatatatcacCTTCAAAATAAATGACATTGCATAAAAGGCAAGTCTTTGTAAAATTCATCAgtaccaataaaaataaatttttaattttcagaaactttCCTGTTGGAACAAACTGAAATAGCCCTTATTAACTGAATATCGCACACATGAGACATATTCGTCAATGTTTCTTCTGCTTATCgtttttaaactttcaagaatttttttattatcggaTTGCTCTCAAATGCATTGTTCTGCAATAAcaggaatttaatatatttagcatAAACCCTGAACTTTGGTCACTTTTGGAACTTTTGGTATTATCACTAATACGATACCAAATTACTAATACGCTGGTCGAAATTAAAGCGATGCTTAAAAGACTTTCAAGTTACATGCATAAAATCCAGAGATTTCATCCACAAAAAATAATTCGAACACATGATAATTCATTGGTTAATAGGAGAAAAGCTGGAAGATCCAATCTTCGGCATATcaacacaaaacaataaatttcgaAACAAGATGAGATTACATTACAGGGAAGAACGGTAGTATTAAAAAAaggcacatttaaataatttttagtcacGCATGATTCGAAACTAAACATTCATTATTAGcacaaaaaatcattaaactttCTATAAAAGAATCCTTTATATTGAAAATACTCGACACGAAAATATAAGCCGAATCATAATATCTTGACCATTAACAAAGGGAAAAAAcacaagatgaaatattaataaaaatactgaagcaatttaaattttatttcaacaatgatGCATAATgctgtaaaataagtttaaaatactttttttgtaatttgtaaaaaaatagaaaatacaattacacCTCTAAATCTTTAACATTCAATTGATTATACCTCGAATTTATCtatggtgtaaaaataaattttgtttcgaaaattactgtgggaaaacgccaaaatttcgcttgttttttaattaattaaactctaagcaaacatttcaaaaatcacATTGGGAGCTCGAAATTCCCATCATTGAAAATGTACATTTGCCAACTTTGGGAAATTTATTTGTTCTGTATGTTTCACCtcacacatttattttcaatattaatagaatcattaaaaaaattgacgttGAATTTGTTTCTTTCACATAAAATGACTTCAGCGAatttcttagaaagaaaaaaaataccacaAAGACATTGAACTATTggactaatataaaaatatttatttacctatttacaaaaatgcattaaatatttcttgtacaGCAGGGTCTTCAAGATATGAAGAAAGGTACTCCTTGAGAAATTcgtctttaataataatattagtttttacgttttatttatatttttctttttcagaaaatattagtcACTAATaaatcattatgttaaaataaaattatttacaccaattaaaaaccaaaaatctcatttaaattatttcacaaatactttgaaaagcaaaaaataaaacggtaaatatcattaaatatgaaaatacataatttagaCTTAAAACTAAAACAAGTAATAGTAATTGCTTTATTAACAGACAGCggaacatgtatttttttatataaattggctaaatttttaatagaattaaaacaattttaaaagatagaaacAATGGTAAAACActtagatataaatgcatttgagctgaaagtatattttcattgtcaattattaataaaataataatatcttacaGGTCTGATATCAGGAAATATACTACCGCAAAGTAGTAAAATTCTTggactgattttaaaaataaaattgtgacaaCTTTGActtaaaattcattctaatttgataaagaatgtaaaaaagttttatagaagtgtaaaataattatttctataatttactgATACATTTCACTCGTGTATTCTGCTGCGATGCTCGTTGCAATCGCGGCTTGTCATGAATGTCTTTCCACAAACTGGACATTTATAAGGCTTTCCTTCAGTACGGATTCTAAAGTGTTTCATCAGATAACTCTTACTAGCAAAACCTTTATTACAGACATTGCACACGAAAGGTTTTTCGCCGGTGTGGCTTCTACAATGTACGTTGAAATTTCctatctgattaaatttttttccgcaTTTGTCACACACATAAGGCTTTTCGCCGGTGTGGATTCTGTAATGTACGTCGAAAGCTGATTTCAGAAAGAattgtttattacatatattacagATGAAGGGTATATAGTCAGTGTGTGCACGAGGACGAGTTTCAGTAGTATATTTCGTATCGAATGTCTTATGAAATTTCTTCTGACAAGAACGGACTCCGGAAGGTCCAGCCACAACATTGTCATCTTTTTTGGTAGAATGAAGTTCCTTCACGTAGGTAGTCACTTTCGTCTTCTTACTGTGAACCTGAGAGTGCACTTCGGATGAAATATGTTCATCATTTACAGATTCTGACACtcgcattttgcaatttttgggCTCGTCATCTCCTGGTGGCAGATCAGGATTCTCAGTTGAATTCGCAGTTccagaaacattattattaatatctgaaAGAGCATTTCTGATAACATATTCTATAACAtccataaaatcctttttatcctTTTTCAAAGACTGGACAGGTCTGTAACTGTATTCAACATTTTCTGAAGAAGCagtaaaatatgcaatttctttAGTTTGGATTTCAATCCCCTGAACATCTGAAAGAGGATTAAAATATGAACTATCAGAAGAAGTCCTTTGTTGATCCTCATTCGAATTTTCTGTAGATTTGTCTTTTACTTCATCATGGTTTTCATCCGATTCTACTGGCCGTTGTAGTGAATACCTACAGTCAAATTTCTTGTGATGGAAGCAAGTGTGATCCTCACCTCGTGTCACTAAATTGCCGCAACGTTTGCAACGGTAATTGTCCATTATTTCCAAGTAAGGCAAAATTCTATCTTatcaaaaatgtatcaaaaactaTTACTGCAGAAAAGAAATTGTGATTTCTGTTTCTTGAGCCGTTTCAAGCTGTTGCCGTTGTGCTGAGTTTTTAAATTTCGCAGTTCTTTCTACAGTTAAaacagattcaaaatttgaataaataatgaattgataGTTTCTTTAGTAACATGCTAGAGCCCTATGTCTAGAATTTAAATCATGGATTTTGTTCTActgaaaaatatgagattttaaatttgaaatcagttctttgttttatatatattaacttttcatttattttaaacttcaatccaatttaaaaagtataaaaatattattcagaaagcCTAGTACTAGAATAGGGTTAAGGTTCAAATCAGggttaatgaaagtttttttttttttttttacttgagccCTGCAGTTGTTTCGAATTTATTACTTTGAGagcattttcattattcattgtaACAATCAAAATTCCTGTGAGTTATCGGAGAAAGAAGATTTCAAacgagataaaaataaaattccgaaatggtttgaaattcaatgatattcggttaaaaattatttaaataaataaattattttatgatcaaattaaaatatttcttgtttctgTTCCTCATGGCCTATAACGAACGATTCCGCttcctttaatattttctaacaataaaatttttgctcagtgcaaatttatgattatttacttttaggattatttatttaagtaatcatATTGTGtatgaaagattattttggaagggaaatgagaagaaaaaaacatcagtaaaataaaatccaGAAAGAAATCTTGCAATCCTTTCATCTTTAACAATTTGGGCTTTTcggtttcaaatatttcatacgcataaattttgttaattattaacataatattcCTCGTCATTTGTGCGTTATTCTAAATGAAGAGCCCCATTCAAAATAGACATGTTAAAAgtaggtaaaaaataaataaaaaaatactgaatagaaatttcttatttaccTTACACACTCATCATGTTGACAAGTactgaaaattaatatcttttgaaacaatatttaatttaatataaataaagtaataattattctatataattgcaaatatttacttACAAACAAAAATGATTCGACGTATTTTCAAGAAACGGAAATCTGGTATtcattacattgaaataaaatcacaatATATGCTGATTCGCCCTCTTGGAAATAACTCACAAAGAGGATAAAAGCAAAAATTCCGTAAAATAATTTCCCGAGTTCTAATTgtagaaaattgcattttgtctTCAGTTTCGTAGCAGTGGAATTCTATATCTGAGGCTGGATCCATTAAATCCTCGGACATCCGTCCAGAGATGttgactaaatttttaattcttaatttttttaagttcaagcggtgtaaaaaagcaataatttaattttcatcaaaaaatgaaactaatttattagtaaaatccTGAGCCAGAAATTCTGTGTAtaatacatttatctttttttttacaaaattttactgtCTTCTTCATGTTTTCTCTATGAGGGCGCTGTATCCAAAACCAGATTGAATCCTTTCAGTATGTGATTTTCCGTAAGATTAGAGAAATTTGCAAAAGTGCatagatatgaaataaacaaaatatcaagaTTCCAAAATAAGTGCAAATCAGATGGAtaagcaaattttgaatatttctataattgCTCTGAACTGTAATGAGGGTATTAatataatcaagaaaaaataattcaataatagtaataatcCTCAAATACTCATCTAAAATATAGCATAGAATTGTTCAATCGAATGCATAATTGCAAgcataatgaatgaaaatgaataatatttcaaacaagaattaaatatcaaatatagaatcAGATAATAGCACAGGAAATATTTATACGTGCACAAATCAACTGAATAGTTCCTTAAAACTGAAAGTTCTCCAGTTGTcgtttggaaattttattcactAGTTGTAGGAGGAGTCATTCGCATGCTTGGCATTAAGTTTCCCATTCAAACAAGAAGTAAAAaggtacattttaaatatatgtgaatCGTATTTGAAGCAAATTGTTTGGGATGTTAAGCATCTTTTATTGCTTTTGTAAtcaatataatgaatatgaattgttttcctgtttttctttcatttaattttaattaatgtttccgTTTGTAAGgtatttgttcttttatatttttctttataactaaGCAATGCATCTGCAATTTATTTCGTGTCACAATATAATGATGAGCTCTTCTAGTTAAATAATGGATGATAATCGTATGCAGGAGATAAATATCGTTAACGGCAAATATTTCGTTTATGTGAGGATCAGCTTAatcaattatgtatttaattttaaatcgttaATATTATTGCAGCTGTAGTATTTTAGTATTCAACGGAAAAAAGTTATCCTATGAAATCCTTGACACATGTGTTAGATCCAAAGagtatttttcttgtttcttgccATCATTTCTTGTCATAAGAAATTTTCTTGTCATCTAAtcactttctaaaataattttttgttctttatagtAATGTAAGTTAAATTTGGTCTTAGGATGTAAAATAATAACTTTGATGAAGAAATATAGTTGAGTTCAGTACAAAAATGATCGAAATGCTTCCgagttttatttcttatagatttttttaaaaaaagaccttTCAACTGTGCCATTGTTAATTGCAGCCTTCATATTACAATGCTGCTTATTAAAAATGCATCCACctcaagtattttaatttaagaggAGCTCTTCTTACTTTTTATTACCTTCGATAATAGGGGATGTTTTGAGAGGTAtgagaatttctttaattttcttccaGTGTCTCTCACTCTCTCTTTCTATTACTACTTAAACCATAGATCTCATGCTTTGAGTATGTGCGTGGCCGCATTAGCTTCTATGAACACAGTCAGAATAATCTGTATTTATAAAACGCTAATGTCAAAATTGATACAAGTTTACATTTGAGGTAACAATTATGCAAATcagtgtaaatatttaaaagtttcagttattaaaaaatgttttaaaatttgtctt
The Argiope bruennichi chromosome 6, qqArgBrue1.1, whole genome shotgun sequence DNA segment above includes these coding regions:
- the LOC129972026 gene encoding zinc finger protein 432-like, yielding MDNYRCKRCGNLVTRGEDHTCFHHKKFDCRYSLQRPVESDENHDEVKDKSTENSNEDQQRTSSDSSYFNPLSDVQGIEIQTKEIAYFTASSENVEYSYRPVQSLKKDKKDFMDVIEYVIRNALSDINNNVSGTANSTENPDLPPGDDEPKNCKMRVSESVNDEHISSEVHSQVHSKKTKVTTYVKELHSTKKDDNVVAGPSGVRSCQKKFHKTFDTKYTTETRPRAHTDYIPFICNICNKQFFLKSAFDVHYRIHTGEKPYVCDKCGKKFNQIGNFNVHCRSHTGEKPFVCNVCNKGFASKSYLMKHFRIRTEGKPYKCPVCGKTFMTSRDCNEHRSRIHE